CTTTTGCAGGGCCGCCTTGGTGCCGCCGGTCGAGAGCAGTTCAACGCCGGCCGCGACGAGCGCTTGGCCGGCTTCGATCAGGCCGGTCTTGTCGGAGAGCGAGATCAGGGCGCGTTTCGGGGTGACGAGATCGGCGGCGGGTGGAAAATCAGGAGCGGCGGGCATGGGCTATCCGTATGTGGGGGGAGGAAATTTGCCCCGCATGTACACGAACCCGTCACATTTGCCTAGGCCAGCGGGATAACAAGCTGCGACCACATATGACAAAACCCCCGCCGCGGGTGAGCACGGCCCAAAAACTCACAACGAAACCTCCGCCGTGGGTGAGCATGGCCCAAAGATTTATAACAAAACCTCCGCCGTGGGTGAGCACGGCGGAGGCTTCGCTGGTCATCGCGATCTCAAACTACCAGGGGTACTTAGTAGCGAGACCCGTAGCGATCACCATTGCTGTAGTGCTTGTAGCTGTTGTAGCGAACCGGCTGGCTGCGGTAGCCATAGTTGCGGTCCTCATAACGCTGGCGTTCCATGGCGGCTTCGGCCTTGTTACAGGTGTCCTTGCCCTGATCCTTGCCGAGTTTGTTGCCCAGCAGGCCGCCGACGACGGCGCCGCCAACGGCGCCCAGACCCTTTTCATTCTTGGCGACCTGGCTGCCCAGCAAACCGCCGGCCAGAGCGCCGAGGATGGCGCCGGTCTTGGCGCTGTTCGACTTGGTGACCTCGCACTGATAGGTGGTGCGGGCCGAAGCCGAGGTCGGGGCCATGACAGCCGTGGTGGAACCGATGATCAGGCCGGAAGTGACAACAGCGGCCATAGTGTTTTTAAAGATCTTGCTCATAACTTTAGTCCTTCGTGTCTGTGGCGACCGGTTGATCCGATGTGCCGTTCATGAGGACAGTTATAGCCCCCTGAACCTGAACGGGATTTGACGGCTTCGTTCATGCCTGTTCAGGAAAGCATTTATTTTTGAAGCGCTTAGACAGGGCTGTCATCCTGATAGAAAAGGGCCCCGCTAAGATCAGCGGGGCCCTTTTCTATCAGGTCGGTCTAAAATTATTTTAGCGAACGTAGCGATAAACGACCTTGTGGCGGCGACCGTGCTTGTCGGTTTCATAGACTGTGCGCGTGCGATAGGCCTCTTCATCGACGCAACGCTTTTTGGCATTGTTCTTGCCGACCTTGTTGCCGATCAGACCCCCGGCCACCGCGCCGCCGACCGTGCCGAGACCGCGCTCATTCTTGGATA
The window above is part of the Asticcacaulis sp. MM231 genome. Proteins encoded here:
- a CDS encoding glycine zipper 2TM domain-containing protein: MSKIFKNTMAAVVTSGLIIGSTTAVMAPTSASARTTYQCEVTKSNSAKTGAILGALAGGLLGSQVAKNEKGLGAVGGAVVGGLLGNKLGKDQGKDTCNKAEAAMERQRYEDRNYGYRSQPVRYNSYKHYSNGDRYGSRY
- a CDS encoding glycine zipper 2TM domain-containing protein; protein product: MSRFLKTTAAALVTLGLVAGTAAIPSVSQAYPQYRCKYEQKQSGQKGAVVGAIAGGLIGSQISKNERGLGTVGGAVAGGLIGNKVGKNNAKKRCVDEEAYRTRTVYETDKHGRRHKVVYRYVR